One region of Chryseobacterium sp. SORGH_AS_0447 genomic DNA includes:
- a CDS encoding AraC family transcriptional regulator, translating to MMHKIFLIPFLLMFFALGAQDQARYQAIYAKTYLETSQQDFGRALKVADSLYEISENPYFRTKSLMLSASLYQQSGDVEKAVAYAERSAGIIEGAGNPAWESRVYGFLATQYRILKLYKKSKVYIEKALEAGLAIKEEMARNSIQGLMYQEMAYYETEHKNYKKSIRYIETAQSHFNRTRENLDFFTANNEQLTGLNYFYSGAYEKAMDHYRKALALAEKSPENFLTGLICNGMAAVYLKQDDLKNAALYLGRAQKIAENSNYPRLKIEVNTTSQAYYSKLDDNKKSAELQQKTDTLSTALAEKESAFIDDSYVKMEHKAEVAEKDSGNKNNMLLAGTFLLAGCSFAFFRYRKRQIRNTERISRLLQEYERRIHTSDEGPELKAIEPDEPGAEGGETAVMTSETEQKLLRQLREFEESVLYTDRNMSLPFLAAHLGTNIKYLSHIINRYKKKDFNNYINELRINYIIRQLRENPEFRKYKIATLADESGFSSANKFTTVFKKVTEIPPSVFIRHIQELTVPEVQEN from the coding sequence ATGATGCATAAAATTTTTCTGATTCCGTTTCTTTTGATGTTCTTTGCTCTTGGGGCACAGGATCAGGCCCGTTATCAGGCAATTTATGCAAAAACATATTTGGAAACCTCGCAGCAGGATTTCGGCAGGGCTTTGAAGGTGGCCGATTCCCTGTATGAAATATCGGAGAATCCATATTTCAGGACCAAAAGCCTGATGCTCTCTGCATCATTATACCAGCAGTCAGGAGATGTGGAAAAGGCGGTCGCCTATGCAGAGCGATCTGCAGGAATTATCGAAGGGGCAGGAAATCCCGCATGGGAATCTCGTGTGTATGGGTTCCTCGCCACGCAATACCGGATCCTGAAGCTGTATAAAAAATCGAAAGTATACATTGAAAAAGCACTGGAAGCAGGGCTGGCCATCAAGGAGGAAATGGCCCGGAACAGCATTCAGGGACTGATGTACCAGGAAATGGCCTATTACGAGACGGAGCACAAGAACTATAAAAAATCGATCCGCTACATTGAAACTGCCCAGTCGCACTTCAACCGGACTAGAGAAAATCTGGATTTCTTTACCGCCAATAATGAACAGTTAACCGGTCTCAACTATTTCTATTCCGGAGCATACGAAAAAGCAATGGATCATTACAGAAAAGCTCTGGCGCTCGCCGAAAAATCTCCGGAGAATTTTCTTACCGGGCTGATCTGTAATGGGATGGCTGCGGTTTATCTTAAGCAGGACGACCTTAAAAATGCCGCGTTATACCTCGGAAGAGCACAGAAAATTGCGGAAAATTCCAATTATCCGCGGTTGAAGATAGAGGTGAACACCACTTCGCAAGCATATTACTCGAAACTGGACGATAATAAAAAATCCGCCGAACTACAGCAGAAAACCGATACTTTGAGTACAGCTCTTGCCGAAAAGGAAAGTGCATTTATCGATGATTCGTATGTAAAGATGGAGCATAAAGCAGAGGTGGCTGAAAAAGACAGTGGCAATAAAAACAACATGCTTCTGGCCGGAACCTTTCTGCTGGCCGGCTGTTCCTTTGCATTTTTCAGGTACCGGAAACGGCAGATCAGGAATACCGAAAGGATCAGCCGGCTGCTGCAGGAATACGAGAGGAGGATACACACTTCGGATGAAGGTCCGGAACTCAAAGCCATAGAGCCGGATGAACCAGGTGCTGAAGGCGGCGAAACTGCCGTCATGACCTCGGAAACCGAGCAGAAGCTCCTACGCCAGCTCAGGGAATTTGAGGAATCGGTGCTGTATACGGACCGGAATATGTCTCTGCCTTTTCTTGCTGCCCACCTGGGAACCAACATCAAATACCTTTCCCATATCATCAACCGGTACAAGAAGAAAGATTTTAACAATTACATTAATGAGCTGAGGATTAATTATATCATCCGCCAGCTTCGGGAAAATCCAGAATTCAGGAAATACAAGATCGCGACGCTGGCCGATGAATCCGGATTTTCTTCTGCCAATAAGTTTACCACTGTTTTTAAAAAAGTTACTGAAATTCCGCCTTCCGTTTTTATCAGGCATATTCAGGAACTCACTGTCCCCGAAGTACAGGAAAACTGA
- a CDS encoding RebB family R body protein, whose product MADTVNNQATDAVTQTNVTVLGESPAQAMSMLYQMATHASGISIQNSVSNQQNLNQLNPAIVADAIKILKG is encoded by the coding sequence ATGGCAGATACAGTAAACAACCAGGCAACAGACGCCGTTACGCAGACCAACGTTACCGTGCTGGGCGAATCTCCCGCACAGGCCATGAGTATGCTCTATCAGATGGCCACCCATGCCAGCGGAATTTCCATTCAGAATTCAGTGTCTAACCAGCAGAACCTCAATCAGCTTAATCCGGCGATCGTCGCCGATGCCATTAAGATTTTAAAAGGTTAA